Proteins co-encoded in one Yamadazyma tenuis chromosome 1, complete sequence genomic window:
- a CDS encoding uncharacterized protein (EggNog:ENOG503Q2YS; COG:V): MKIFVTGGSGFIGSKVVEILISKGHSVIGLARSDASAEKLEAAGAEVVRGELTEIDLLIKTAAEADGTIHLGFLHDFTRFAYCMEMDQKIVTAICESYKGTNKFFINSTGTLGLQGPDLTDEDSPVPPPLLPGFSIRGETEKKLLAYAKEGVRVVSIRLSPTVHDVDCKGLIPSFYGMFKKAGAAYYPDAGDNVWPFVHRDDAAELYTLAVDKAAAGTVLHAIAEPGVSTKEIAEAMAKKGGLEAKSIPKAQLFEILGPLFGALYSANNHVSSEKTKKLTGWVPTGATFLEDFAASTTY, from the coding sequence ATGAAGATATTTGTTACTGGAGGTTCAGGCTTCATTGGAAGTAAAGTAGTGGAAATTTTAATTTCTAAGGGTCATTCCGTGATTGGTTTAGCTAGATCAGACGCATCAGCTGAGAAATTGGAGGCTGCTGGAGCTGAAGTGGTGAGAGGCGAATTAACTGAaattgacttgttgataaaaACTGCCGCTGAGGCAGATGGAACTATCCACTTAGGATTTCTCCATGACTTTACCAGGTTTGCTTACTGTATGGAAATGGATCAAAAGATTGTAACCGCCATATGCGAATCTTACAAAGGcaccaacaagtttttcatcaactccactGGTACCTTGGGCTTACAGGGCCCCGATCTCACGGATGAAGACTCACCAGTTCCACCTCCATTACTTCCCGGTTTCTCAATAAGAGGTGAAACCGAAAAAAAATTGTTGGCCTATGCTAAGGAAGGAGTCAGAGTGGTGTCGATAAGACTTTCACCAACTGTTCACGATGTAGACTGCAAAGGGTTGATTCCAAGCTTCTACGGAATGTTCAAAAAAGCGGGAGCTGCGTACTACCCAGACGCTGGTGACAATGTGTGGCCATTTGTTCACAGAGATGATGCTGCCGAGTTATACACATTGGCTGTTGACAAGGCTGCAGCTGGTACTGTGTTGCACGCAATTGCAGAACCAGGAGTCTCAACTAAAGAAATCGCAGAAGCAATGGCCAAGAAAGGTGGGCTTGAGGCCAAATCTATTCCAAAGGCCCAGCTTTTTGAGATACTTGGTCCATTGTTCGGTGCTCTTTATTCTGCGAACAATCATGTTTCTAGTGAAAAGACAAAGAAACTCACTGGCTGGGTCCCAACTGGGGCTACGTTCCTCGAGGACTTTGCTGCCAGCACCACTTACTAG
- the ATE1 gene encoding Arginyl-tRNA--protein transferase 1 (EggNog:ENOG503NX69; BUSCO:EOG092638AP; COG:O): protein MINAFKPFMATISSSFSQAPAAHVHTVESLTRDVDIKPLHSHNDYWRQQPLFDALAHGCRSIESDIWKFKQNYQVTTAIATTTFYHDEAYVGHNQVFLRNNLTLNSLYLDPLFEFLQSTNPQISNIDPDVKHGVFFNSPETSLYLWMDIKLDANDTFEYLQPQLQRFIDQDYLSYYDSQSDTFVERPLTVILTGNLPSALVKAQPKVYTFLDAPLKDFKSMSNSQMVEVSKFSKVASASMTQLLGNEEFQTRPFSHEESVSLARFINIAHKYGMKTRIWGGVDWPKSLVYKHNMALIQMGCDLVNVNDLEFGTISIKVSDMRTVANSVLTKEYCSIARNWLHFRQHLASNKSNVVTASARNEKAAAKLQALGRNVKTIFIYLKDPYSKFEATFKPIEKWAPAGVDVFIHNAGISGPSFFCLPQDYDVDAYAQILNVNVEGAAKSCKAAYPYIFKGKGTKKLVFTTSLLGQVGYPMASQAYGTSKAGLNHLGYQIASNNASSDDELVKNSVTILLHPGVVDTHVTDTRDEIIANIPASIHLNISETVTLTLQTNVKQYWCVSETSTGYSPKSARAFTSLENPTMKPTKRLARVFPEIPSENSNVNYDTMNIIEVTPLNSATPKQFLVPREIGEQYMQMKGCISRISEENAELRQQILLYKQQNALGSKLYIKSPPVSPSRATPSQAQIHLMPEPLILYAPQYTKREECGYCNGQKQDYYANEYMKMLGGPSQSVGIHMAVGSMNSSQYMRLIDQGWRRSGTLVYKQDNLRNCCRYYTIRQGKDGFKITKKFRKVIRRFIREICDVDADVVKSINTDGHQVDTKDLVAAEVASTRFHTKFEPSEFSREKYELYKKYQVKIHHDDPDDVSEEGFRRFLCESCFPNHEKEGTRDEWQRLNNWQRSGAFKDVKPRLGPTHECYYLDNKLIAVSVVDFLPGALSSVYFIWDPDYAHLSLGILSSIRDITLIDQIGMSYYYMGYYIADCPKMAYKKEFSDTILDLAREVYQYLEDVEDEIKDGKLMVRYAGSEKVEERPLLFDNVVGRDAYLNQHQVDLRKNVIDELYSHKTFEDADEIARSLSSIVDMTKSRFPYVVPGLMPLVQLQQILQNPARTSERVFSFIDITQMTRRYSLSFNSLTETEKILAVDMMRLFGFEKMSEIICVVY from the exons ATGATCAACGCATTCAAGCCATTTATGGCGACAATCTCGCTGTCGTTTTCCCAAGCACCAGCTGCTCACGTGCACACGGTCGAGTCTTTGACACGTGACGTTGATATTAAGCCGCTTCACAGCCATAACGACTACTGGAGGCAACAGCCACTCTTTGATGCCTTAGCCCATGGGTGTCGCAGCATCGAAAGCGACATCTGGAAATTCAAACAAAACTATCAGGTAACCACCGCCATCGCAACCACAACCTTCTACCATGATGAAGCGTACGTGGGCCACAACCAGGTGTTTCTCAGAAACAACCTCACCCTTAACTCTTTGTATTTGGACCCACtttttgaatttcttcaatccacaaaccccCAGATCTCCAATATTGACCCCGATGTGAAACACGGcgtgttcttcaactcgCCCGAGACCCTGTTGTATCTCTGGATGGATATAAAATTGGACGCCAACGACACTTTTGAATATTTGCAACCGCAGCTCCAGAGGTTTATTGACCAGGACTATTTGAGTTACTACGATTCCCAGCTGGATACGTTTGTGGAGAGGCCGTTGACAGTGATACTTACGGGAAACCTTCCTTCGGCGCTTGTCAAGGCCCAACCAAAGGTGTACACATTTTTGGATGCTCCTTTGAAAgacttcaaatcaatgaGCAATTCTCAGATGGTGGAGGTTTCGAAGTTTTCCAAAGTGGCATCTGCGTCCATGACACAGCTCTTGGGAAATGAAGAGTTCCAAACAAGACCTTTTTCGCACGAAGAGCTGGTGAGTCTTGCCAGGTTCATTAACATTGCTCACAAGTATGGCATGAAGACTCGGATCTGGGGAGGTGTGGACTGGCCCAAGTCATTGGTGTACAAGCACAATATGGCGTTGATTCAGATGGGATGTGACTTGGTGAACGTGAACGATTTGGAGTTTGGCA CGATCTCTATAAAAGTAAGCGACATG CGTACTGTTGCCAATTCCGTATTGACAAAAGAATACTGTTCAATAGCCAG GAATTGGTTACACTTCCGCCAACATTTGGCTTCAAACAAGTCAAATGTCGTTACCGCGTCTGCAAGAAACGAAAAagcggctgcaaaattgCAAGCTCTCGGACGGAATGTCAAGACTATTTTTATCTATTTGAAAGACCCTTATTCCAAGTTTGAGGCAACATTCAAACCAATTGAGAAGTGGGCTCCCGCTGGCGTAGATGTTTTTATTCATAATGCCGGTATTTCGGGCCCTAGCTTTTTCTGTCTTCCTCAGGATTATGATGTCGATGCTTATGCCCAAATCCTTAATGTCAACGTTGAAGGTGCTGCGAAAAGTTGCAAAGCGGCTTATCCCTACATTTTCAAGGGAAAGGGGACCAAGAAGCTTGTGTTCACCACCAGTTTACTTGGCCAAGTGGGTTACCCAATGGCATCTCAAGCTTATGGGACTTCCAAAGCCGGCCTCAACCATTTGGGATACCAAATCGCTTCCAACAACGCCAGCTCTGACGATGAATTAGTCAAGAACTCGGTTACAATTTTGTTGCACCCAGGTGTTGTTGACACCCATGTGACTGATACTCGGGATGAAATCATTGCTAACATCCCTGCTTCAAT CCATCTTAACATTTCTGAAACCGTCACACTCACACTTCAAACAAATGTGAAACAATATTGGTGCGTATCTGAAACATCCACAGGATACTCCCCCAAG TCTGCTAGAGCTTTTACTTCTCTTGAGAATCCCACCATGAAACCAACTAAAAGACTTGCCAGAGTTTTTCCAGAAATTCCTAGTGAGAATTCGAATGTCAATTATGATACTATGAATATCATAGAAGTTACCCCTTTGAATTCTGCTACACCTAAACAGTTTTTGGTGCCAAGAGAAATCGGAGAACAGTACATGCAAATGAAAGGCTGCATCCTGAGAATCTCAGAAGAAAATGCTGAGCTTCGCCAACAAATTCTCCTTTATAAGCAACAAAACGCCTTAGGTTCAAAACTCTACATCAAGTCCCCACCAGTATCCCCTTCA CGCGCTACACCTTCGCAGGCACAAATACATTTAATGCCAGAGCCGTTGATACTTTATGCTCCACAATACACCAAGCGGGAAGAGTGTGGCTACTGTAACGGCCAAAAGCAAGATTACTATGCCAATGAGTATATGAAGATGCTTGGAGGTCCCTCGCAATCTGTGGGCATCCACATGGCTGTTGGAAGTATGAATAGCAGCCAGTACATGCGATTGATAGACCAGGGCTGGAGAAGATCTGGTACCCTTGTCTACAAACAAGATAACCTCCGAAATTGTTGTCGGTACTACACGATTCGGCAGGGCAAAGATGGGTTCAAAATAACAAAGAAGTTCAGGAAAGTGATCAGACGGTTCATACGGGAGATCTGTGATGTCGACGCGGATGTAGTCAAAAGCATCAACACTGACggccaccaagttgatacCAAAGATCTCGTGGCGGCAGAAGTTGCGTCTACACGGTTCCATACGAAGTTTGAACCGTCGGAGTTCTCGCGAGAGAAGTATGAATTGTATAAGAAATATCAGGTGAAGATACACCATGATGACCCGGACGACGTGTCGGAAGAGGGTTTTAGGAGGTTTTTGTGTGAAAGTTGTTTCCCCAATCATGAGAAGGAAGGAACCCGGGACGAATGGCAAAGGTTGAACAATTGGCAGCGGCTGGGTGCATTCAAAGATGTGAAACCTCGATTGGGCCCCACTCATGAATGCTACTATTTGGACAACAAGCTTATTGCTGTgtcggtggtggacttCTTACCGGGAGCTCTATCCTCCGTGTACTTCATATGGGATCCTGACTATGCCCACTTGTCACTAGGCATTTTGTCTTCCATCCGGGACATAACGCTTATCGACCAAATTGGAATGCTGTACTACTATATGGGGTACTATATTGCTGATTGTCCAAAAATGGCGTACAAAAAAGAATTCAGCGATACAattttggacttggccCGGGAAGTATATCAGTACTTGGAGGATGTGGAGGATGAGATCAAAGATGGGAAGTTAATGGTGAGGTATGCTGGAAGTGAGAAGGTGGAAGAACGGCCACTTTTGTTTGATAATGTTGTGGGCAGAGACGCTTATTTaaatcaacatcaagtaGATCTCCGAAAGAATGTTATTGACGAGCTTTACTCCCATAAAACCTTTGAAGACGCCGACGAAATAGCCAGGTCGCTTTCCTCGATTGTGGATATGACCAAAAGTAGATTTCCCTACGTGGTTCCAGGGTTAATGCCCTTGGTTCAGCTACAACAGATCCTTCAAAATCCAGCCAGGACCAGCGAGCGGGTGTTTTCGTTTATTGATATAACACAAATGACCAGGAGGTATCTGTTGTCTTTCAACAGTTTGACTGAAACAGAAAAGATCCTTGCAGTTGACATGATGCGACTCTTTGGCTTTGAGAAGATGTCTGAGATCATTTGTGTGGTGTACTGA
- a CDS encoding uncharacterized protein (COG:C; EggNog:ENOG503NVDM) has protein sequence MSDVEELAHAIAGAGGGALSMVVTYPLVTLSTLAQTSKKSKQKHEENDPHTITVKPSAIEAGRQIIAEKGVLGLYAGLESALYGITLTNFIYYYFYELTSNVFLRANALTTRKGKGLSTLQSIVTGAIAGAITCVASNPFWVANTRTMTAKKETDKDGKNRSTSTFGTLLSIIETDGVGTLFAGVFPALVLVVNPIIQYTIFEQVKNLVVSRNGKNSFTSGKAFFIGAFGKLIATSLTYPYITLKARMHIKKKQVGGEQAKPVEDVKLSMVQEIKKILREEGVEGLYGGLSVKLLQSISTAAFLFYFKEELLTGSIKLVEILRLLRMKKTKN, from the coding sequence atGTCGGACGTAGAAGAATTGGCCCACGCCATTGCAGGAGCCGGTGGGGGTGCGTTGTCCATGGTTGTCACCTACCCCCTCGTTACCCTTTCCACTCTCGCCCAAACCAGcaagaaatcaaagcaAAAACATGAAGAAAATGACCCACATACCATCACCGTCAAGCCTTCAGCTATTGAAGCCGGCCGTCAGATTATCGCCGAAAAGGGTGTGCTTGGGTTGTATGCGGGTTTGGAATCGGCGCTTTATGGAATCACATTGACCAACTTCATCTACTACTATTTCTATGAGTTAACAAGTAATGTGTTTTTAAGAGCCAATGCGTTGACCACGCGGAAAGGCAAAGGGTTATCGACGTTGCAGTCAATTGTGACGGGGGCAATTGCAGGAGCCATCACCTGTGTGGCCTCCAACCCGTTTTGGGTGGCTAACACCAGAACTATGACTGCTAAAAAGGAAACTGACAAAGATGGCAAGAACCGGTCCACGTCCACGTTCGGGACTTTGTTGAGCATCATAGAGACTGATGGGGTTGGGACATTGTTTGCCGGCGTTTTCCCGGcgttggtgttggtggtgaacCCAATTATTCAGTATACTATATTTGAGCaggtcaagaacttggttgTTTCGAGGAATGGTAAGAACTCATTCACGTCTGGTAAGGCCTTCTTTATTGGGGCATTCGGGAAGTTGATTGCTACGTCTTTGACGTATCCGTACATCACGTTGAAAGCTAGGATGCAcataaagaagaagcaggtGGGCGGAGAACAGGCCAAGCCGGTGGAAGATGTCAAGTTGTCGATGGTGCAAGAAATTAAGAAGATTTTGCGCGaagaaggagttgaaggtTTGTACGGAGGTTTGAGTGTGAAGTTACTCCAGTCGATTTCGACGGCTGCATTCTTGTTTTACTTCAAGGAAGAGTTGTTGACGGGctccatcaagttggtggagatCTTGCGGTTGTTACGTATGAAAAAGACCAAGAATTGA
- a CDS encoding uncharacterized protein (EggNog:ENOG503P963) — protein sequence MIFNETRNGLAKKFGIVSVGAICLAYFGKARASSYKQGRHTNQSDALVDSQTKEFSTDYYYPGKNEENGEYKRRSEYVGAGSSYNSRRPGDRLTMFKIFDRD from the coding sequence ATGATATTTAACGAAACTAGAAACGGAttggccaagaagttcGGAATAGTTTCGGTCGGGGCTATCTGCTTAGCTTACTTTGGAAAGGCGCGTGCTAGCAGTTACAAACAGGGTCGGCACACCAACCAGAGTGATGCGTTGGTGGACAGTCAGACTAAAGAGTTTTCCACTGACTACTACTATCCAGGCAAGAATGAAGAGAATGGCGAGTATAAGCGTCGTAGCGAGTATGTGGGGGCTGGAAGCAGTTACAACTCGCGGAGGCCGGGCGATCGGTTGACGATGTTTAAGATTTTTGACAGAGATTGA
- a CDS encoding uncharacterized protein (BUSCO:EOG09263690; EggNog:ENOG503NWBZ; COG:S), whose product MKNIEFIVTAEFHVDKGPSLLHQIPVSLPGLANLVFLPELMIPDQIHKRSEDYTLFLLYRNSSTGEFQYLSDAKCEPDPYFLYTLVMNVKDESVKRGSVIKALAIITKLRYFKNFKPLLMIALDSYFGSSDMGVLQNLYNAINAKSFQVHEDDKDISIIKKLLITSILDLPINDKIYYDESFRRKLFDTEDFTNPDLFIRKDLSYNSVVTFNNMNIPIKIPMIDLPDNLDDYLNPTDINFKANLIQLLGSKLSTEYLNYELTIYGLSTPSIILMINAILTGKKVILLSYDKSSGYIIDFMLTILKIVTGGGILTGLLSNYNIFPIVDVSKIDIMEQCDSFLAGTINPFFKNNESLWDVLYDLDSNEILLSKNLDEGLNRQHFQNSIIGEDAKFLSNLQLSLFNYNDDLTTIQLIFRRHINEIIRILISSKNFHDTDIGLSVAKKDQKILLLQGIGYYWNNDTSKLIEVSCYQSIVRRFNSLLYSNRFSYNLGLQNLSNELNLMIDLQYHLQKLSGLSNVQEERTIWFNMLKYLISGKSLEIFLLVTFLVPPSSSSSLQKSSLHGGNITIFDKNKGIEFLLLNLFNGDNQVKGNIVMILQELSENFLCGWCLDNYLRSNMVYEMAYAELSGQ is encoded by the coding sequence ATGAAAAACATCGAATTCATAGTCACGGCCGAGTTTCACGTCGACAAAGGCCCGTCACTACTTCATCAGATCCCCGTGTCACTCCCGGGGCTCGCCAATTTGGTGTTTCTTCCCGAATTGATGATTCCTGaccaaatccacaaacgcTCAGAAGACTACAcgttgtttcttctttatcGCAATTCATCCACAGGAGAGTTCCAATACTTGTCCGACGCCAAATGTGAACCCGACCCATACTTCCTCTACACCCTCGTGATGAATGTCAAGGACGAGCTGGTGAAAAGAGGGTCTGTGATCAAAGCTCTtgccatcatcaccaagttgcgatacttcaagaacttcaaaccGTTATTGATGATTGCGTTGGACAGCTACTTTGGAAGCAGCGACATGGGGGTGCTTCAGAACCTCTACAACGCCATAAACGCCAAAAGCTTCCAGGTGCATGAGGACGACAAGGATATttccatcatcaagaagttgctAATAACTTCTATTTTGGACTTGCCTATCAACGACAAAATATACTACGACGAGTCTTTCCGCCGCAAGTTGTTCGACACTGAGGACTTTACCAACCCGGACCTTTTCATCCGCAAAGACCTTAGTTATAATTCCGTGGTGACTTTTAATAATATGAATATCCCCATCAAGATCCCCATGATAGACTTACCAGATAACTTGGATGACTACCTCAACCCCACCGACATAAACTTCAAGGCCAACTTGATCCAGCTATTGGGGTCCAAATTATCTACCGAATACTTGAATTATGAGCTTACCATCTATGGGCTTCTGACCCCATCTATAATATTAATGATTAATGCCATCTTGACCGGGAAAAAGGTCATCTTGTTGAGCTACGACAAGTCCTCGGGTTACATTATCGACTTTATGTTGACTATTCTAAAAATCGTCACCGGTGGAGGGATCTTGACAGGTCTTTTGAGTAATTATAACATTTTCCCCATTGTGGACGTGTCGAAAATTGATATAATGGAGCAGTGTGACTCGTTTTTGGCCGGAACCATCAACCCgttcttcaagaataaCGAATCGTTGTGGGATGTGTTGTATGACTTGGACTCTAACGAGATCTTGctctccaaaaacttggatgaaGGACTAAACCGCCAACATTTCCAAAACTCGATTATTGGCGAAGACGCTAAgttcttgtccaacttgCAGTTGAGCTTGTTCAACTACAATGATGACTTGACCACTATCCAACTCATATTCAGAAGACATATCAACGAGATTATCCGAATTCTCATAAGCTCCAAGAACTTCCATGACACGGACATAGGTCTTCTGGTTGCCAAAAAGGACCAGAAGATATTACTTCTTCAGGGAATTGGGTACTATTGGAACAATGATACTTCTAAGCTTATTGAAGTGAGCTGTTACCAGTCGATTGTGCGGAGGTTTAACTCACTTTTATATTCAAATAGGTTTTCTTATAACCTCGGACTACAAAACCTCCTGAACGAGTTAAATCTCATGATAGACCTTCAGTATCACCTTCAAAAACTAAGCGGGTTGTCCAATGTACAAGAAGAGCGGACAATCTGGTTCAATatgttgaagtatttgatTTCTGGCAAATCACTCGAGATATTTCTTTTGGTGACGTTCTTGGTGCCTCCCAGCAGCTCTTCCTCGCTACAAAAAAGCAGTCTTCACGGAGGGAATATAACCATCTTCGACAAGAACAAGGGTATCGAGTTTCTTCTCCTAAACTTGTTCAATGGGGACAACCAAGTCAAAGGTAATATAGTGATGATTCTCCAGGAGCTCAGCGAAAACTTCTTGTGTGGGTGGTGTTTAGACAACTATCTCCGTAGCAACATGGTGTATGAAATGGCATATGCCGAGCTTCTGGGGCAGTAA
- the YRA1 gene encoding RNA-binding RNA annealing protein (COG:A; EggNog:ENOG503NXQF) has protein sequence MASLDKSLDDIISSKPKKFASKTKTAPKSKNLVSKKPVKPAAKVLAKAVQLKKQKILDTTYATKVVVHGLPRDLPINAIKDFFQAQVGGVQNIALSYNERGQFKGIATIIFKSSTSAAKAVEKYNGAPIDGGSSKLKLELIIDPSKRPLASRIGERPANLASRIKPVGSAKVQAAKAKLQAAKAKKNQPAQPAPKKKAAPKKKAPKKEKKTLEQLDQEMEDYFEKN, from the exons ATGGCTTCTTTAGATAAATCGTTAGACGATATCATCTCCTccaaaccaaagaagttcgcttccaaaaccaaaacggctcccaagtccaaaaacttggtgTCCAAAAAGCCTGTCAAGCCTGCTGCTAAggttttggccaaggcAGTGCAGTTGAAAAAACAGAAGATCTTGGATACCACGTACGCCACCAAGGTGGTTGTGCACGGCTTACCAAGAGATCTTCCTATCAATGCTATCAAA GATTTCTTTCAAGCTCAAGTCGGTGGTGTGCAAAACATTGCGTTGTCCTACAATGAAAGGGGCCAATTCAAGGGTATTGCAACCATTATCTTCAAGAGTAGCACCTCAGCTGCCAAGGcggttgaaaaatataaTGGCGCTCCCATCGATGGAGgctcttccaagttgaagttggagttgattATCGACCCCTCCAAGAGACCATTGGCCCTGAGAATCGGTGAAAGGCCTGCCAACTTGGCCTCCAGAATCAAGCCAGTGGGTAGTGCCAAGGTGCAAGCTGCTAAGGCCAAACTCCAAGCTGCTAAGGCCAAAAAGAACCAACCCGCTCAACCTGCTCCCAAGAAAAAGGCCGCCCCCAAGAAAAAGGCAcccaagaaggaaaagaagactcttgaacaattggaCCAAGAAATGGAGGAttactttgaaaaaaacTAA